Genomic DNA from Gossypium hirsutum isolate 1008001.06 chromosome A01, Gossypium_hirsutum_v2.1, whole genome shotgun sequence:
GTTGATTATATGTATAATCTTTTCTTCAGGAAAGAGTCCTTCTCCCCTGTGGGACAAATTGGTGttcaacaaaataaaagccaaactCGGAGGACGGATTCGTTTCTTGAGTTCAGGTGCTTCACCCTTGTCTCCTGATGTCCTAGACTTCTTGACGATGTACGTTATTCCATTAAACACGTTGAATGGCTTTTCAAGAAGTCAGTAGTGTCTCCTATCCCTCTTGTCATTGTTTCTGTTATGAATCTGCAGTTGCTTTGGTTGTCGAGTCGTGGAAGGTTACGGAATGACCGAGACATCATGTGTTATAAGCAGTATGGAGGAGGGTGACAATCTTTCCGGCCATGTTGGCTCTCCTAATCCATCTTGTGGTgagttattatatatttatatgagaGCTTTAATCTAGCATAACATAATACAATGGTTCTGGGCGTATTTCAGAAATAAAGCTTGTGGATGTCCCGGAAATGAACTACACATCTGATGATCAGCCATATCCTCGTGGAGAAATCTGTGTTAGGGGTCCAATTGTTTTCCAAGGATATTACAAGGACGAAGTGCAGACGTATGCTCTTCAGACATGACCTGGCTCTTCTTGAAACTTTCATATATTGGTATTAAATGtgcttaaaatgtaaaatttggaCAGGAGAGAGGTACTTGATGAAGACGGATGGCTTCATACTGGAGACATAGGGCTATGGTTATCTGGAGGTCGGCTAAAGATTATCGATAGGTAAGGTCAAAAGCATCGTATATGCCCCTTACAAGAAATGTTTATATCCTTGTTTTACATTTTGACTTTGCTTGGTACGAAGgatgaaaaagaaagaatgaaaattttgttatAGCCACTTGAATCGCTAACTGGAATCATGAATGTCACTTAGAATTGTTTAccatttctttttttcatttgtgTCCTCCTCTCTGTCACTTTCTTTACTTGAAATTGTATATTGGTACAGGAAGAAGAACATTTTTAAGCTGGCTCAGGGAGAGTACATAGCTCCggaaaaaatagaaaatgtatATGCTAAATGCAAATTTATTGCACAGTGTTTTATTTACGGTAAGAGTTAGACAACAGTGTTCCATATTTTCTTgctctcttttctcttctctatTGACACTTTGATTGTTTTGCTTGGTAGGTGACAGCCTGAATTCTTCATTAGTAGCTATTGTCTCAGTGGACCACGATGTTTTGAAAGCATGGGCCGCATCTGAAGGCATTAAGGTGATCTATCTACTGCTGTTGTCCTTGGCTTTATTTATACTTTGTTCTTTCATTCTTTGCCATATCTGAACTCGAGATGATTGAACCTGAAAAACTTGAATGGCAACTCGGATGATGAACCCAAACTAACCGTTGAAATGATTCAAACTTGAAACAACTTAAATCTGAAACTGATCCGAATTCTGAACTCAAAATTAttcgaaaattttaaatatccaaATTGACTCGACCTTGATTGACACGATTCAAAACCAAACTGACTCGCCCAATTGACTTGTCTATATGTGATTATTAACTATATCATTTAATCACTTTCTAATGTTATCTGGCAATGATTGCATGCAGTACAAAGATTTAGGACAACTATGCAATGACCCAAGAGCAAGGGCTGCTGTCCTGGCTGATATGGATGCTCTCGGAAGAGAAGCTCAGGCAATGTTTCTTGATGAactcattattttttttttttttgagatactTATAATTTTCGTTTCTTCTTCAATTGGCCTTAAATTTTTTGATTAATCAACTTTGGAACAGCTGCGAGGCTTCGAGTTTGCAAAAGCTGTGACCTTAGTGCTTGAACCATTCACAATGGAGAATGGTTTGCTTACTCCGACTTTTAAGGCAAGTGACTATAAATTACATactattaagtcctttttctctctctctatatatagaCATTGCATGACAGTCTGCAATTCATGAAAAGGCTAATATTCGCACAGTAAATACTCAATTTTTCCTTATTTGCGGCCAGATTAAGAGACCTCGAGCAAAAGAATACTTCGCAAAAGCGATTTCAAACATGTATGCTGAGCTCGCTTCATCGGATCCTTCTCCTAAGAACTAGTTGTGAAATCAATGCAATAAAAATGCAGACAGTGAAAGCCTAAAAGATATCCAGATTTTTGCCAAGGCTACCAACATTGTCTCAAGTATGTTTTAATCCCATACCTGAAAAATAAAATGGTtggcttttttttcttcaattttttactGAGCAATAGTTAGTTCACATTAGCAGCTActtaattgttattatttttcttacCTAATAAACAATTTTACAGTTAATATGGAATAGAACTTTAGCAGGTCCATACCTCTGTTAGCATTTTCTTGCCATGTTTTTATTCTATATTATTAATGAAAAGCTTGAGTTGAATTTGCTGGTGGTAGGCTTCTAAATCCATGGATCCTTATCGTGTTTATGCATTAAGGTTTAAATCCACGTTGTCAATGAGGCATTGAAAATATTGATAAGGACTGAAACCTTGGGATTTTGATGTCCCAGGTTTGACTTTCACTCCCGTAAATCATACGTggattgtttttaaatttattctagtTTAAATTTCACCATGTGTGTCATCTCCAAAGATTATTTTGGTTTTGTTGAGTTTGTATTAATTTTTCGTATcaagttagttttttttttgttagtattttttaatagtattttttGGGTTTAAAAATTGTTGTATCTAGTTATTATCTTATCGATGAGAGAATACATAAAGTTGGTGTACAATTTTATTTTCCGAAttgtaataaaatacaaaaattgttTAAAAGCAAAGGGAATGAGATGATTCTAAAAACTTCTCTCTAGTCCGCTTTAGTCTTCTAATAAGAAGTTAGGCTTACATCAATTTAGTATCAGAGCCTTTGATTTGGATATAGGTGATGAAATTAGCAAAAAATTCGGAAAATGAATTATACACATGATGGTGAAATTGTAATTTGAGATGTAACAAATTGATCGAAATGTTGATGATGCCTCTGAAGGTTTCGAATAAAAGTGTTAATGAgtcaaattgaaaaattaatatattttatgttatttaattttttattttttatctatgatgtttttttaatatgtttaattaatttataatttttgtaaattaatttaaaaagtcATTGTTGGttgcatttaaaatacaaatttaaaatcatattgaAACACATAAAATATGCtagtatattttaattaattatctttaaatatatattaatctcGTCTATATGTAAGTTAATtacaattttttcttaaaaaatcatattaatgtctcaaaaataacttaaaaactaaaatttataagcACACATGTCAAATGAAAATTCACCCTCAACATTTccttaacccctttttttttaatctcacCCACaacattgcaatttttttttaattaatggaAACGGTCAATTaactatcaatatttttttacTGATGTGGCACGACATATGACATGACACATCATCTTTAATATagcattttataaaaataaaaaatttatagaaaatctactttattagttttttatttcttttttcttctttttctttctcattatactttctttccttttctttcttttctttactttcttttcttttccttttttcttatcttttttacccctctttcttcttcttctttctttttcttctccacAAAAACCCTAGCGACATTCTTTCAAGCCATGCCATCGTATGCCGTGCTCTGTTTACACGGTCGGCGTTGTTCGTCTGTGCCAACGTCTTCTCTCTCACTTACTCGCTCTCTCTCCTTtcgtttcttcttttttttcttcttcctctcgaTAATTTACACGGTTTTTATCTTTCAGAATTCAACACGATTTCTTCAAAATTGGACCTTTAATCCCGAACTATTCTCTTTTCGATCTCAGAGCTCCATCGTGTCACAAACTTGAGCTTCACCCTCTAGATCGTCAAGAAAGTGACCGGATCTCCACGAATTAAACTTTGACTGAAAAAAGGTCTTCAAAAGAGGGTCCTTTCTTTTAAAAGAATTGTTTGATTGGTTATTGGCTGATGATGTTTATTGTCGTTTACTAGCTTTAGATGAGATTTGTTAGGGATGGGGATGCTAGTGCTTTATGAGTTGGCGATGGTGATCGATGGAGCAAGAAAGAGATAGGGTTGGCCGAGGTGGTCTCGATTTAGGGTGGTGACAATGGTGGCTTGGTGTATGTTGGTTAGTGCTGGGGTAATGATTGAAGGGTATTGAGATCGAGGAAGAAGGCATGAGTGTAGGGAACGTGTAGTTGAGAGAGAAGAGGAATTCGAAAGGGGAAAAATCTATAAAGAAAATGAACTacgaaatgaagatttttaaattattttttaaaaaaattcacaaaattttcttttttgcaaTTTTGTGAGTGAGATTTAAACCAAAAAATTTTTAATGGTCGAAGTTTAAAAGAACTCAAATGCTGAGGGTGAAATTTTCAATTATGcctttttaaaaactaaaaatcaatatgaataattatttttatttgttatacaaggatgaaattttttttatttcacaaagaGGTTGAGATTTATACGACCTCATTATAGTTTTTTATCATATATGCTGTTTTTTATCATATATGCTTTTTTAACTTAATGTTTAAAATTATCCATAGCCCTCAACTGATAAATCTATAGCCCTCAACCGATAATGGTgtatttaaattcatgtttttctgCATCAACAACAATGCTCATGCTAATCAAGCTAAGATTCAATTGGCACAAAAAGGTTGAGATTTTAGTATAATGCcttacatattttaaatttttaaatacaatttaatgatatataataaaattttactcCTGGTATATATAAGATAATTATTCAATCATTATTATGGCTAAATTAGTTATAtatgtcttttttttctttaattgcgcaaatatgttatttttgaatatttagagAAATAAATTGATTTTGGAGAAAAAGTACGAAAAAATGCCTCAAATTGAGCGTATTTTTACACATTTtctctaaaattaatttatttctacaaatttaaaaaaaaacatatatgattAATTTAGCCCATTATTATACATACACGCAAATTTAATATActctaatttaaaatatcatattattaaatttaaataaaaaaagttaactcAATAGATAATTGTatctgaaaatttttaaaaagtaaatagacgaaatttttgagaataaaaatagttgaattaaattttaaatatataaaagttatatagactttaaaatcatattttaacttttagttTTGAAGTTTTGAAGGatgagattaaatattaaattttctaaaaatatagaaactaGTCACACGTCTTTACCTAAAATGTATGAATTTGTAACTTAAAAATAATAGGAAACTTGAAATGACTAAGTTGGTGTtttatttaaggttaaaatatgcctaAGTCCTTGTTTCTTCCTTCATTTGAAATTtaaacttttgtttttattttttagcatttagtcccttaaatttttaaatttcacaattcaagttcaatttcagcacttttaaaattttctattaaatttattaatatagcATTTTTAAAATCCTTTTTGGTAGCCATATGACAAAAAAATGAcgttataattttgaatttagtaGAAGAATTTTGAttgtgttaacaattggacttactttttaaatttacaaaaaaaaagactagagggactaaatttcataaattaaaaataaaaagattaaattccaaaaataagaagaataacgagacttagagcatattttaacctttatataaaagaaataagagaTAAAACAACATTTATTACCTAAAGCTTGGAAAGAATTTCCACCTTAGACCTtgaattttctttcaaattaatctcgaaacttgacaattttttcattttagtcatagAACATAGATTTTTCAATTTAGCTCCTAAACTTAGATTCTAATAACGCACGATAACGTGACACTGCTATGACACAACCTCAACATATCACACCCCTAACATTTTAATCAAAACTTAaaggccaaatttaaaaaaagatgttATTTTGAGAAAAAGTTACTAAATTTGTGGGTGGTTAAAGTATGCTATAGGTTCCTGTACTAttcacaattttaaaatttagtctttgtacttttacttttaagaatttaattcttttgcttttcagattttaaaatgtAGGtctaattgttaaaattattacttttttattgttaaatttattggtgtgacattttgaaataaaaaaaaacttaattggtTTAATAGCATTGTAACAAAAAAATTGCcctttggatttgaattttaaaatatgaaaaatagaagactaaattcataaaaataaaggTATGAGGTCTAAATTTTGACATTTCAAAGAGTACAGGTACTTATATTGTAACCTTTGTGGAAATGTTGCTTTCACCCaacaaataaaaagggaaaacagAATAACAGTCATGCTCACGaactcaaataaataaataaaattaaaaataaaaagagaagagaagagaagagataaAGTAATTTACATTTCTGCAGCAGAATCTCCCTTTCAATTTCCAAGAGTTTTTTGATCCGTAAAATATTTGGAAGGTACGTAAGAGCTTTGTAATTGTGGGTTGATCTCGTGGAAGCTTAGGTTAGGGTTTTCTAAGGATCTGTTCAAGAGATCGATCGATTTTCGCGAAATCGATCGATCATGTTATCGAATCATTTTGAAAATGGAATGGATATGGCGAGGCTTGCTTGGTCCCGGCTTCCACATTCAGAAGACGGTGAGCTTGACGGAGTCGGATTATTGAGTACTTCAAGCAATAGGAACGGCGTCGAGAGCCTTGATTACGAAGTTATTGAAAATTACGCCTATCGAGAAGAACAGGtactactttttttaaaaaaattcgtaaaagaatatgaaaagtacagctgatttttatgttttatgttattgaaaatatgtatttattttaatttaatttaggctCAAAGAGGAAAGTTTTTTGTTGGATATAACGTGGCCGTTAAGTGGTTCTTCGCTTTGCTCATCGGCATCGGTAAGTTATTTGTTTCTTGATTTCGATTCCGCTTAgttattttggtttttaagggggaaaaaaaagataattcagttatttttgtttttttagttttatttatttactgaATTTTTTAAAGTACTGCTAGCTTAATCTTAGAAAGAATAAAAACGCCAGAACTATATTGGTTGCTTAAGATTCTATGAGAAATAGAATGATTTAGTCTGAAAGGTGATATACTAATCTTAAATTGGATAATTGTTTGGTTAATAAAGATTAGATGATCCAGTATTTGCCCTGCTAAATTAGGAACTTGTCTGTTGCACTGCTTTAAGTGATtctttttattattgatagttaaTTCTTATATCATTTTTACAATCTGGTATTTGGTAGTGTGGATAACATATTTTCTCTTGATTACTTTCAGGTACTGGGTTAGCTGCTGTATTTATCAATATTTCTGTCGAGAACTTTGCTGGATGGAAGTTTGCATTGACTTTTAACATAATACAAAAATCATATCTGGCTGGGTTTTTAATGTACATCTTAATCAACTTAGCTTTAGTCTTTTCTTCTGTATATATCATCACCCACTTTGCTCCAGCAGCAGCAGGATCTGGTATTCCTGAAATCAAGGGTTATTTGAatggtaagtttatgtttttttctttatctGTTTTGTTCCTATACTCATTAATGAGCCATCCCTAAGTTTTGAATAGGCTGACAGTCCAATTTTCATCTTAACCCTCAGGAATTGATATTCCCGGTATCCTTCTTTTCAGAACTTTGATTGGAAAGGTATGATTATTTTGCCCACATCATGTTGCAACTGAGATTAGCTATGAATTAGTTGTTACATCATAGTTCACAGGTGCTTTTAATAGGAACACTTGAGAAAGATTTTAAAAATCTTATAAATTCAAATTGTGGTTTCAAGGTTTATAAACCCACATCCACACCTTTTAATATCCCACTCTATATCTATTACACTTGCCTTCTTCTCATTGTAATTTACAGATATTTGGAAGTATTGGTTCAGTTGGAGGTGGTTTAGCTCTGGGCAAAGAGGGACCTCTTGTCCATACTGGTGCTTGTATTGCTTCTTTACTTGGACAAGTAAGCACTTAGTTGTAGACTTAGCTGTAGAATTATGCTTATGCCGGTATAATTTCAGCTTAGTTTTCTCTGAAATCTCACAATTTTTTAGTTAAGAAGTGACTTTATTACTGATCTTACATGCTGTTCTTCTTGTTGCCCCTTGCCCCCCTTCCCCACTCTTTTCTCCCCCTTGCCCTTACCTTGAAGAGAGGAGGGTTGATTTTGCCTTACAGCCATTTGTTGGTTTCAGTCTTGGAATGCTATATTAGTGTATTTTAACACTGTATCAATGTTGTTCTGCCTTCAAACTTGAATATTCTTGATGTTGTCTGGCATATCTTCAGAACTTGCAATGCAtgctaaattttcttttcatgttCTGTGTTGACTCAGGGTGGATCCACAAAATACCATCTAAGTTCCAGGTGGCTTCAAGGTTTCAAGAGCGATCGGGATCGCCGTGATCTTGTGAGTATAAGAGCAACTAATTGATTGATATTTCTGGACATACTATATAGGAGAATGCCTTTCTGGATTTTCTCTTGTTTCCTGTATAACTGTTAAAAGTGAATCCTCCTAGGGTACAGTTTACTTCCTGACTTCCAAATCATCATATTTTTGTAATGTGTTTCACTATTTATTTTGCGATTCCGGCTGGTTTTGGTTGCTTTAATTGGAacttatatatttgattctgGTCTATCACTTTTTTCTAATAATGATGGCAATATACctctaaattttctaatttttttcaaatttatgtaaTGTCTTGAAAAGGTGACCTGTGGCTGTGCAGCTGGAGTTGCTGCTGCTTTTAGAGCTCCAGTTGGGGGTGTATTATTTGCATTGGAGGAGGTTACATCTTGGTAATGAACTTCTATTCTTACTTGCTGTTTACATATATGCACAAGCATGTTTATGTATGGACTAAATTGTTGTAATTAATTTTCTCGTATTCCCATCTGTATCTTCTGTTACACAATTATAGTTTTTTGCCATTCATGTGGAAGTGCAGATATAGATCTGTATGGATATATGTTTTGTACCTATGGATATAGCCGCATTCAACTCTAACCTTCATATTTTCTGAACTTTGCTTTTGAAGGTGGAGGAGTCAACTAATGTGGCGTGTCTTTTTCACTTCTGCGGTTGTGGCTGTTGTGGTGCGTGTTGCTATGGGATGGTGTAAAAGTGGAAACTGTGGACATTTTGGTGCTGGTGGCTTTATTATATGGGATATATCAGAGTTAGGATCTTCCTTAAGCTCTTGTATTTTAACTGCTCTAATCTTTTTCTTGGCTTTGGACTTACTGCTTGAAAACttgttttttctctttctttcatcCTTTGTAGTGGTCAAGAGGACTATTCTTTTGAGGAATTATTGCCAATGGCAGTTATTGGAATCATTGGGGGTCTACTAGGTAGAGCTTTTGAATTGCATTTCACATCTGTTCTGATGATCTTGATCTTAGTTTCTTAGTTTGTTAAATATCttctattaatatttatttatttttctattgaaCCCAGGAGCTTTGTTTAACCAACTTACTATTTATGTAACTCGCTGGCGTCGTAATTATTTGCACAAGAAAGGGAATCGAGTTAAGGTGAGGAATTCAAGTAACTGTAGAAACCGCTTGGGTTCTCAATGAGCATATGTAATGTTTTTAACTACCGTTTCCCCCCACTGGttgtccaaaaaaaaaaacattgcagATATATGAAGCTTGCCTTATCTCCGTTTTAACGTCAGTTATATCTTTTGGACTACCGCTACTAAGAAACTGCAGTCCATGCCCTGACTCAGATCCTGGCTCTGAAATTGAATGTCCAAGGGCTCCTGGAGCGGATGGGAATTATGTGAATGTAAGATATGCTCATATAAGTTACATACTGTTTATATTAGCTTGATGTGAATGGTGTGCAAtattttttcttaccttttcgAGTCACAATGCAGCTTCCCTTTGATAAATGCTTTTTTTGACTAGTTTAAATCTATATGGCTATAATTATTCTGGTTTTTCATTGCTAATTTATCAGATAAAATTTACTACTAAGAGAATAATTCAAACCTGACTCTGTTTACTGAATGCTGGAGTACAGGAACTGCACTCAGCGATGCCTTAAATTTCCTTTCTTGTTACTTTTGAACCTTAAGCAACTTTTTTGTCAGGTTTTTGTTGAAGATTAGCTCAACTTTCTATTTTCTAACTTAGGGCTGCGCTTCTTTGTTCTTATTTTTGTCTTCTGGAAGCATTTATCTCAAGAGCTATCATTTTCATGTGAAGAAAACCTTTtgttctttaaaattttcttttcttgaaggTTTGATTGCTGATTTACATAGCATTTATTTTTCCTCAATATGATTTAATTTGATCTGCAGTTCTACTGCGGTAAGGACAAGGAATACAATGATCTTGCAACTATTTTCTTCAATACTCAGGTCTCTAATCTTTTAAGATTCGTCCTTTCCATTGAAATCTAGTTGCATTGTAGTTTCTATTTTAACAGGTTTTACGTTTTTCACAGGATGATGCCATCAGGAATTTGTTTAGTGCAAAAACAATTCATGAGTTCAGTGCTAAAAGCTTGTTGACATTTTTGGTAGTGCTCTGTAAACTTGTTGACTTCCTTACAAGCATactgataatttatgttattaccCTCTTCCTTACAAGTATACAGCTGAACTCATTGGCCAATATTTTTCTGACACTGAAATCATTTGTGgtctttttttttccaaatgatttatttcaggTTATGTTTTACACCTTAGCAGTAGTAACATTTGGTACTGCTGTTCCAGCTGGTCAATTTGTTCCTGGAATAATGATAGGATCAACGTACGGCCGTCTTGTTGGTATTTTCACTGTTAACCATTACAAGAAGCTCAACATTGACGAGGGAACGTAAGTAAATTGTTTGGTTTACTTGTCTGgagtttgaaattttgaaaattcgaaGTTGGGTCCAAGTGTCTCCTCCAAAGTAAGCAATAATGATCCATGAGCactatgaaaataattaattacattaGTCATAAACAGCTGAAGAAACAAAGCAGAAGTCAAAAGACTGTAATTAGTCAATTTAGTTCCAAAATAAACACTCTTGATTATATGGTGTTTTGTAATTGCCTTTCTACCTTTTGTTAATGAGTCCTAAGAGTCTCACCTTTCTTGTTAAATATCTCGGAATTTCAATGCTAAAGTGCTCTGTAATTTGGTGGACTTGCAGATATGCGCTTTTAGGAGCTGCTTCATTTCTTGGGGGTTCTATGCGTATGACAGTATCTCTGTGTGTCATAATGGTCGAAATCACAAATAACTTGAAACTTTTACCTCTTATTATGCTTGTTCTTCTCATATCTAAGGTATTTATTTGAATAATGTTTACTTTGTCTGATTCTCGCTTAACATGATTTGATAAGTCCTCTCTCTTTTTCCCTTCCAGGCTGTTGGTGATGTTTTCAATGAAGGTTTATATGATGAACAAGCACGATTGAGGGGCATTCCGTTGCTGGAATCAAGACCCAAGTATGTGATGCGGAAAATGACTGCCAGGGAAGCCTGTGGGAACCAGAAGGTTAGTTGATCGACTCTTTTAAATTCTTTCACTGGCGAAGATGAACTCTTTTGTGGTGTTTGGCACCAAAATCATCTCAAATGTAGATATGTGTTATGCGCCTTGGCGTAGgatctagtcacaggtctagacgagaaagaattcttgcttcgacctatggttactcaaaagGCAGATTCGTCCTTGACTGAACCCCCTCTCAAAATAACGTTTCTTTTGATAGAATAATTGCTTACCTCTTTATTTCATATTGACAGCCTTTTATAGACTGTTAATGACAAAGGAAATAGTCCTAATtgacataaaataaaattcctaacttagagtttatgaaggaaataaaaacctaatataatagataaaataagtaaaactaaaactcttagTAAAACctgatatataataaataaataaaactaaaaactccTATTGCAATTAAAGTGTCCATATCATTACTCCCCTTCTTGGAATTGAGCTTGTCCTCAAgctcaaattcaaaataaacttcAGAACTTATCCAAAATCATCTATCTCATCATCATCTTGCTTGCCTTCAACACCTGGTACTTCTATCCAAAATAACCTTTTACATTTGTGTCCCATGGAATAAGACTCGTCACAATTATAACACAGCCCTTTAGCCCTTCTTTCCGCCATTTCTATTCGTGTCAATCTCTTAATAAATGGTGCAAAAGAACCTATTTTGCCGTTGTTCCCTGTTGGTTCTATTGTTTGTCCCCCTCCCTTTGCAATGTTCTGAGTTGTTGGAATGATTGAATTGCTGTCGGTATTTTGGGAAGTTGACCAGTTTAGATTGGTTTGAGATAACATCTTGGAAGAGACTTTTTGTTTATGTTCCAAAGCTCGAGCCATATTCATTGCAACTCCAAGGTTTCCCGGTTGTTGCAT
This window encodes:
- the LOC107933097 gene encoding chloride channel protein CLC-d isoform X2; protein product: MLSNHFENGMDMARLAWSRLPHSEDGELDGVGLLSTSSNRNGVESLDYEVIENYAYREEQAQRGKFFVGYNVAVKWFFALLIGIGTGLAAVFINISVENFAGWKFALTFNIIQKSYLAGFLMYILINLALVFSSVYIITHFAPAAAGSGIPEIKGYLNGIDIPGILLFRTLIGKIFGSIGSVGGGLALGKEGPLVHTGACIASLLGQGGSTKYHLSSRWLQGFKSDRDRRDLVTCGCAAGVAAAFRAPVGGVLFALEEVTSWWRSQLMWRVFFTSAVVAVVVRVAMGWCKSGNCGHFGAGGFIIWDISDGQEDYSFEELLPMAVIGIIGGLLGALFNQLTIYVTRWRRNYLHKKGNRVKIYEACLISVLTSVISFGLPLLRNCSPCPDSDPGSEIECPRAPGADGNYVNFYCGKDKEYNDLATIFFNTQDDAIRNLFSAKTIHEFSAKSLLTFLVMFYTLAVVTFGTAVPAGQFVPGIMIGSTYGRLVGIFTVNHYKKLNIDEGTYALLGAASFLGGSMRMTVSLCVIMVEITNNLKLLPLIMLVLLISKAVGDVFNEGLYDEQARLRGIPLLESRPKYVMRKMTAREACGNQKVLSLPRVVKVADAVSILRSNKHNGFPVVDHTRDGEPLVIGLMLRSHLLVLLQSKIDFQHSPLPSHSRSGSGAIRHNFSEFAKPVSSKGISIDDIYLSSEDLEMYIDLAPFLNPSPYVVPEDMSLTKVYNLFRQLGLRHIFVVPRASRVIGVITRKDLLIEEESEDSATMELQSTSVRDQRHKTRLLEENGADAERPLLNGLLVQNQSF
- the LOC107933097 gene encoding chloride channel protein CLC-d isoform X1, with translation MLSNHFENGMDMARLAWSRLPHSEDGELDGVGLLSTSSNRNGVESLDYEVIENYAYREEQAQRGKFFVGYNVAVKWFFALLIGIGTGLAAVFINISVENFAGWKFALTFNIIQKSYLAGFLMYILINLALVFSSVYIITHFAPAAAGSGIPEIKGYLNGIDIPGILLFRTLIGKIFGSIGSVGGGLALGKEGPLVHTGACIASLLGQGGSTKYHLSSRWLQGFKSDRDRRDLVTCGCAAGVAAAFRAPVGGVLFALEEVTSWWRSQLMWRVFFTSAVVAVVVRVAMGWCKSGNCGHFGAGGFIIWDISDGQEDYSFEELLPMAVIGIIGGLLGALFNQLTIYVTRWRRNYLHKKGNRVKIYEACLISVLTSVISFGLPLLRNCSPCPDSDPGSEIECPRAPGADGNYVNFYCGKDKEYNDLATIFFNTQDDAIRNLFSAKTIHEFSAKSLLTFLVMFYTLAVVTFGTAVPAGQFVPGIMIGSTYGRLVGIFTVNHYKKLNIDEGTYALLGAASFLGGSMRMTVSLCVIMVEITNNLKLLPLIMLVLLISKAVGDVFNEGLYDEQARLRGIPLLESRPKYVMRKMTAREACGNQKVLSLPRVVKVADAVSILRSNKHNGFPVVDHTRDGEPLVIGLMLRSHLLVLLQSKIDFQHSPLPSHSRSGSGAIRHNFSEFAKPVSSKGISIDDIYLSSEDLEMYIDLAPFLNPSPYVVPEDMSLTKVYNLFRQLGLRHIFVVPRASRVIGVITRKDLLIEEESEDSATMELQSTSVRDQRHKTRLLEENGADAERPLLNGLLVQNQRYLKGSFVIVFRDNGRNYSWYFVNFFNVVLVLSIYPIWYLNFCFSHFGTSSKTCFDMWTCNEVTLGDVDHTILNWQVTY
- the LOC107933097 gene encoding chloride channel protein CLC-d isoform X3, whose product is MLSNHFENGMDMARLAWSRLPHSEDGELDGVGLLSTSSNRNGVESLDYEVIENYAYREEQAQRGKFFVGYNVAVKWFFALLIGIGTGLAAVFINISVENFAGWKFALTFNIIQKSYLAGFLMYILINLALVFSSVYIITHFAPAAAGSGIPEIKGYLNGIDIPGILLFRTLIGKIFGSIGSVGGGLALGKEGPLVHTGACIASLLGQGGSTKYHLSSRWLQGFKSDRDRRDLVTCGCAAGVAAAFRAPVGGVLFALEEVTSWWRSQLMWRVFFTSAVVAVVVRVAMGWCKSGNCGHFGAGGFIIWDISDGQEDYSFEELLPMAVIGIIGGLLGALFNQLTIYVTRWRRNYLHKKGNRVKIYEACLISVLTSVISFGLPLLRNCSPCPDSDPGSEIECPRAPGADGNYVNFYCGKDKEYNDLATIFFNTQDDAIRNLFSAKTIHEFSAKSLLTFLVMFYTLAVVTFGTAVPAGQFVPGIMIGSTYGRLVGIFTVNHYKKLNIDEGTYALLGAASFLGGSMRMTVSLCVIMVEITNNLKLLPLIMLVLLISKAVGDVFNEGLYDEQARLRGIPLLESRPKYVMRKMTAREACGNQKVLSLPRVVKVADAVSILRSNKHNGFPVVDHTRDGEPLVIGLMLRSHLLVLLQSKIDFQHSPLPSHSRSGSGAIRHNFSEFAKPVSSKGISIDDIYLSSEDLEMYIDLAPFLNPSPYVVPEDMSLTKVYNLFRQLGLRHIFVVPRASRVIGVITRKDLLIEEESEDSATMELQSTSRSAT